One window of the Nitrospinota bacterium genome contains the following:
- the recR gene encoding recombination mediator RecR has protein sequence MKRPEAVTDLVDELKRLPGIGQKTAERLSFFLMRGPKERAVKLSQAIQNIKEKIILCGQCHGITEKEPCDICRDPGRDQTQICVVEEPYDVYVIESVGHFKGVYHVLMGVVSPLDGVGPSELTIDDLKAKVAKGNVTEVILATNPDMEGESTAVYISKVLKPFAVKVTRIARGLPIGSDIEYADTVTLMKSLEGRSEML, from the coding sequence GTGAAAAGACCTGAAGCGGTCACAGACCTGGTCGATGAGTTAAAGAGATTACCGGGGATCGGTCAAAAGACCGCCGAGCGGCTTTCTTTTTTCCTGATGCGCGGCCCCAAGGAACGGGCGGTAAAACTGTCCCAGGCAATTCAGAATATTAAAGAGAAGATCATCTTGTGCGGCCAGTGCCACGGCATCACCGAAAAAGAACCCTGCGACATCTGCCGGGACCCTGGCCGCGACCAGACGCAAATCTGCGTGGTGGAAGAACCGTATGACGTCTATGTCATTGAGAGCGTCGGGCATTTTAAAGGCGTTTACCACGTGCTGATGGGAGTGGTCTCACCGCTGGATGGCGTCGGGCCGTCGGAGTTGACCATCGATGACCTGAAAGCGAAAGTGGCGAAGGGCAACGTGACGGAAGTGATTCTCGCCACCAATCCGGATATGGAAGGGGAGTCCACCGCGGTTTATATTTCCAAAGTGCTGAAGCCGTTTGCGGTCAAAGTGACGCGGATTGCCCGCGGCCTGCCCATCGGATCGGATATTGAATACGCCGATACCGTGACTTTGATGAAGTCACTGGAAGGGCGGAGCGAAATGTTGTAA
- a CDS encoding YbaB/EbfC family nucleoid-associated protein yields MSSLVSMFKQAKELQSKMADIQKDLASKTVEVSTGGGMVKITANGIHQVLSVHIDDELINMQDREVLEDLILAGMNEVHKKVKDLAQEEMTRLTGGIKIPGLFPGT; encoded by the coding sequence ATGAGTAGTCTGGTTTCGATGTTTAAACAGGCCAAAGAACTGCAATCGAAAATGGCCGATATCCAGAAAGACCTGGCCAGTAAAACGGTTGAAGTGTCCACCGGCGGCGGCATGGTGAAAATTACCGCCAATGGCATTCATCAGGTTTTATCCGTTCACATCGATGATGAACTCATCAATATGCAGGACCGGGAAGTGCTCGAGGATCTGATTCTTGCCGGGATGAACGAGGTCCATAAAAAGGTCAAGGACCTGGCCCAGGAGGAAATGACCCGACTGACAGGCGGGATCAAAATTCCCGGCCTGTTTCCAGGGACCTAG